ATGGTCTCCGAGCTTCCTTGTCAGCTTTCTCCTCTTTAGGAATAGTGTCTAACTGTTCTGTCATGATGCTTCTATCATCATCTGTGGATCAAAGCAAACCATGACAACAACAACGGAAACATTAGTAACAAATGTACAAAATTCTTTGCATAGTTaacaaaatgcaaaataaagagggaaatctttttaaatatttaaaatgaaaaaaaatccactagGTTACTGaattttattggggagtagaatatttaaagaaaagaatgcaCACCTTGAGTGTCCACCCAGAGGCTGTCTGCATCCATGATGGAGTCATCAATGGTGGTCTCATCTTTGTAATCGTCATAGGTTTCTGTCTTATATTCTGAGACTGcaacctctcctctctcaggggaagcaggggcttcTGGGGATCCATCTCTGGGTTCAGCCTGGGCTTCAGCTGCCTCTTCTTCTTTGAGCTCTTCTTCGGCATGAGGGGAAGGTCTCCTTTCTACCTCAGGGTGCTCTAGGGCTGCAAAACGCACGCTGTGTGAACCTGACTCCCCTTCGTCAGTTGTGGTTTGCACAACTGTGATGAAATCATCTTCGATGGTCACAACAGACTCAATCACTCCCTTATGTTCACCTGGGCAGGTCTCTACAAATTCCTCCCTCACACCTGGGACCCCCAGGTCAGTAATCTGAAGGGTGTCTGAGCGGAAGAGTAGTTTATCATATTCTCCCTGGGCTTCAATCTCTTCTTCCTCGATCTGAGGCTCAGCTGGTTCAGCACTAAGGGCTTCAAGCAATGGCTCTGTAACATCAGAGGGTGTAATAGATATATCTGGGGtctctttgctttcttttggCAGCTGAATAAATTCCATCTGGACATCGACTTTCTCATCTATGACTAAATCAGCCTCTGCAATGGCAGTTGCACAAGGTATTTCCACTGACAATTTGACAGCAATCTCATCTTGAATTAGAGAAGATTCTGGGGATATTTCTTTCTTGCCCTCATCAGCTTTTAAGGACTCCATGGTGAGACTTTCATGCTCACCACTGGACTCATAGGACTCTTCTTTGTCTACAGCCTCTTGGTGAACCAGGTCAGGCTTTGCTACCTtttccttgatttctgtctcacTGACTTTGGCACCTTCTCTCATGTGACTAGACTCAACACCCATAAATCCATCTGTCTCCTGAGGTGTGGGGGATGAGGGAGTGAGGTCCTTCGCAGCCTCAAGCTGAAGCTCTGTTGCCCTTTCTGTGTCTAAGCCTAGTCCTGTGGCCAtctgttcaaagtcactgattttaACATCTATTTGACCCTGATCAGGTTTCTTTGCATCAAAATCCATTCCTAGTTCAGCTTTTCTTGATGGTTCTACCTCAGCTACCTCTGGCACTGAACTCAGACCTTTCTCTGCTTTCTCAGCAATGAGAGGTGATGCATCCTTGGACACTGTCAACTCCTTGCCTGAAACAGGCTCATAGGTTTCAATTTTGTCCTCAGTTTCTTCTGTTTCCTTGGCATGTTCTTCACTCTTTTCTAGTACAGTATCCAGCTTATCATTAACTTTCCTCTCCTGATCAAACTCCCTTCCAAGTCCCAGTTTGTCACTAGAAGTTTGTGGGGATGTTTCTTTCTCAGCACTAGATTCATCTTTGACTCTTCCGGCAGCTGCCAGTTTTACTTCAATCAATGAAAGGTCAGTGGCCAAATCTCTTCGTATTTTATCCTCAGTGCCTTCATAAAAGGAACCACTCTCCCCTGATAAATTCTCACTGTCTTGTACAGGTGATGGGAGTGGGACTGTGTATTTATTAAACACACAGTAGCCCATATCTTCTGGCTGGCTGTCTGTTTTCACAATTGTATGGTTATCATCAGTGACAGGGGGCAAGTCAGGACTACGTTCCTCAGCCACAGTCTCAGATGGCACAGATTTCCTCCTGGCAACTTCACCATCTGCACTGACCGAAGCTAACCTAGACCTTGTACCTGCCAGATCTAGCATTTCAGGCAGGTCAGGGGCCATGACAGTGCCATTTTTGTAATACTCTTTGGCTAGGAATGGTGACTCACAGGATGACTCAAATTGAGTATTTTCCTCTCTAGCAGACTTCTCTTCCTCAAtctgttcttcctcctctttgCTCTCTATTGGGAAGCAAGGGGCTTTCTCTAGTGCCGGTGTTGTGGCAGGAAGGTAATCATCCCCTTCATCCATACTTCCACTAGTGTTGGTTAGAATATCAGAAGCCAGGGGAGAAAGATCATGCCCCCGACCAAAGTTAAAACCAAGGGCTATGGAATCCAGGCAAGACATGGGCAAATTGATCGACATGCTTCTTTGTTCTATTGCAGACCTACCACCAAGTCCCAAGCTCCTGCTTAGTGTCAGATCATCTTTATTCTTACTGTGGAGATCGCGTTTCTCCCCATAAACTTTTGGATCAATGGTGAACATTCTTTCTTGAGGAGAACTGGGTTCTTCAGGTAAGTCAGGTGGATAGCTCTGTGCAAGAGAGCTATATCCTGCTTCTTGCGCCGGAACACTGGGCTGGGAATCTTTCCCTGCCTGAAGTCCTTTGTCTTCATCTTTATACATGGGAGAAACAGtatcaaaagactctggggcactTTCTCTGGTGTCGCTCAGTTCATAGTAATCACTACCTGGCTGGATGCTTTTTGTCACCTCTTCTTTTAAGGCAGATGTTTCAAAGTACTTGGACATACCAGACTTATCTTCATAAAATGGCATGTCGGGCTCAACTGATGTTGCAGCCTCAATCTCTTCAAACTTACTATCTTTGTCAGAAACATTTTCTTCAAAAAGTTCCTGGATTGTACTCTTTTCATTTAGTACCACTGGTTCAGGAGCAGCTTTCTCCAGACTTACAGGGAACGAGTCCTGTTTTAATATATCTGTGGTGGACTCCTGGCCTTTCTGTTCTTTTGTGAAAGTAAGCTCTGTCAGGATCTGAATTAAGCCCATTTTTTCATCGCTGGATTTGAATGACTCCTCCCTCTCTTCAGGAGAAGCTACTTTGTCAGAAGTGGTTATTTCTTCCTGCTTTAGTTGAGGCTCCTTTTCAGTATGTGTAGATTCCTCTCCAGTGAGGGTGGACAACTCTTCTTTTGGCACACTGTCCTGCTTCAgggcctctttgtcttcctctaaaACTTTTTCTAGTACATATTCTTCCACAATTGAAATGGGAGCATCTTTGAGTGAGGCAAATACTTCCGAGACTGGTGCTTCTGCCACTTTGTCAGGTTTGTTCTTCTGGGGCTCTTCAGTTTTAGTGCTGTCTTTGGCAGTTACTAGGCCACTGCCTTCTCCCACCAGAGACCTTCTTCTCTCTAGCTGTAATAGGGCAGAGGCAAAGGGTGATGATCCTGCAACTATCTCATTCTTTATGACACCTAAAGGAAGAGTGAAGCTGCCTGCCTGAAATGGACTCGGCATGGGAGAGTCAAATTGTTTTCCTTCCCATTTGGGGATATCCTCAAGTACATCTTTTTCCTTCATAGGTGTAAGCGGGCCAGGAGAAATAGGAGCAACTAAACCCCACTCATCCTTTTTTGCTTCCGTTGGCATTTCAATGAACCAGTTCTTTTGCTCTTTTGGAGTTAGGGGCTCTGCGGGGAGGCCAATACTAGGTACCACTAAGCTTGGATCTGTCGTGGGTTTCATGTCTTCTGAACTGGCACCAAAAGTGTGCCCAAACAGAGAAATGGATGCATTTTCTTCTTGCATGTTCTTTTTATCGGTGGGAATTTCAGTTGTGTCAGGCTGAGAAACTAAGGCAGCATGTTTAAGGTCGTCACCAGGCTTATTTTGCTTCTCTGATTCCTTTTCCTTCTTATCTACTGCTTCAGCTGCAGAGGAAGCCAATTCCTGTTGCTCTGGGAACTCCATCTTCGAGGCTGTAAGTAAACCTGAAGTAATTGGGTTGGTTTTTAAATAAACAGTCAAGTGGTTTCAGGCAGTAAGCTTTAAATTACATTTGGAATGACAAATGAGTGGTAGGGTAAAATGAAAAACGATGGAACATGCAAGCATGCTAtccatttaaaaatcaatatgaaAATGTTGGAACTGAGATATATTTCTACTGTTAATTGATCAAATGAATTTTGATTGTGAATGTATGTGTAAGCAGCTGTATCTATcaagtgtatatgtatatatacactctATGTCAAGAGTATATTTTGAATACTTTTTTTTGCTTGTTCGGTTTCAACTAAATGGTAAGTGATGAATAGTGTTGAAGAAAAAGTTCATGTGTTTTCTAAAGATAAGAACTGTAAAAGCATCAGATAAGTCATTACATTTAGGATATCGAAGTATATATTAACATTCAAATGGAAAAATGCTTGTTTTCTCATTTAGAAGTAAACTGTCAGGTGATGAGAAGGAACagattttatattataaatattactAGTTTTAGTTAATATGTGCTAAGGTCAGTTTGGGGGCACTGACAAGTTATTGGCAGAAATATAGACATTATCTAAATTTCAGGAATAAAAACCAATATCCATTATTGGCTTTCTGTAACATGATCTAAAAATTgaaaagttaatttatttttttctaccataTGTTATAAATTCTTAGTTCCTCTGTATGGTAGACATAAATCTAAATCATATTGTTAATACTTGGAAGTCACATGAAAACAtagttttaaatgaataaaatgtcaaaacatttttctctttttggtcTTGACATCGCCCAGGAAATATGACCAGGTGATGAAGCATTGGTCACTGTTGACATTAGAAGTGCTTCACAGGAATTAAACAACTCTTTCAAAAGTTTTATTTACCAGTCCAAAAG
This portion of the Erinaceus europaeus chromosome 7, mEriEur2.1, whole genome shotgun sequence genome encodes:
- the MAP2 gene encoding microtubule-associated protein 2 isoform X3; protein product: MADDRKDEAKAPHWASAQLTEAPAHPHPPEIKDQGGAGEGLVRSANGFPYREDEEAAFGEHESQGAYADTKENGINGELTSADRETPEEVSARIVQVVTAEAVAVLKGEQEAEHKDQLAALPLAEETANLPPSPPPSPASEQTVPVEEEETLEGPMAGKEKPSTLPGKEYGAATASDLPKDLSEGQVAQIVLEECDPAGSPQEKSVKEVTEVSPEVKTPSSAREGLLTASKMEFPEQQELASSAAEAVDKKEKESEKQNKPGDDLKHAALVSQPDTTEIPTDKKNMQEENASISLFGHTFGASSEDMKPTTDPSLVVPSIGLPAEPLTPKEQKNWFIEMPTEAKKDEWGLVAPISPGPLTPMKEKDVLEDIPKWEGKQFDSPMPSPFQAGSFTLPLGVIKNEIVAGSSPFASALLQLERRRSLVGEGSGLVTAKDSTKTEEPQKNKPDKVAEAPVSEVFASLKDAPISIVEEYVLEKVLEEDKEALKQDSVPKEELSTLTGEESTHTEKEPQLKQEEITTSDKVASPEEREESFKSSDEKMGLIQILTELTFTKEQKGQESTTDILKQDSFPVSLEKAAPEPVVLNEKSTIQELFEENVSDKDSKFEEIEAATSVEPDMPFYEDKSGMSKYFETSALKEEVTKSIQPGSDYYELSDTRESAPESFDTVSPMYKDEDKGLQAGKDSQPSVPAQEAGYSSLAQSYPPDLPEEPSSPQERMFTIDPKVYGEKRDLHSKNKDDLTLSRSLGLGGRSAIEQRSMSINLPMSCLDSIALGFNFGRGHDLSPLASDILTNTSGSMDEGDDYLPATTPALEKAPCFPIESKEEEEQIEEEKSAREENTQFESSCESPFLAKEYYKNGTVMAPDLPEMLDLAGTRSRLASVSADGEVARRKSVPSETVAEERSPDLPPVTDDNHTIVKTDSQPEDMGYCVFNKYTVPLPSPVQDSENLSGESGSFYEGTEDKIRRDLATDLSLIEVKLAAAGRVKDESSAEKETSPQTSSDKLGLGREFDQERKVNDKLDTVLEKSEEHAKETEETEDKIETYEPVSGKELTVSKDASPLIAEKAEKGLSSVPEVAEVEPSRKAELGMDFDAKKPDQGQIDVKISDFEQMATGLGLDTERATELQLEAAKDLTPSSPTPQETDGFMGVESSHMREGAKVSETEIKEKVAKPDLVHQEAVDKEESYESSGEHESLTMESLKADEGKKEISPESSLIQDEIAVKLSVEIPCATAIAEADLVIDEKVDVQMEFIQLPKESKETPDISITPSDVTEPLLEALSAEPAEPQIEEEEIEAQGEYDKLLFRSDTLQITDLGVPGVREEFVETCPGEHKGVIESVVTIEDDFITVVQTTTDEGESGSHSVRFAALEHPEVERRPSPHAEEELKEEEAAEAQAEPRDGSPEAPASPERGEVAVSEYKTETYDDYKDETTIDDSIMDADSLWVDTQDDDRSIMTEQLDTIPKEEKADKEARRPSLEKHRKEKPFKTGRGRISTPERKIAKKEPSTVSRDEVRRKKAVYKKAELAKKTEVQAHSPSRKFILKPAIKYTRPTHLSCVKRKTTAAGGESTQASSVFKQAKDKVSNSTLSKIPALQGSTKSPRCNSAYPSTTIKTTVSEGFLIQPTSEGSTDGLSCSESGNKDGVTKSPEKRSSLPRPSSILPPRRGVSGDRDENSFSLNSSISSSVRRTTRSEPIRRAGKSGTSTPTTPGSTAITPGTPPSYSSRTPGTPGTPSYPRTPHTPGTPKSAILVPSEKKVAIIRTPPKSPATPKQLRLINQPLPDLKNVKSKIGSTDNIKYQPKGGQVRIVNTKIDLSKVQSRCGSKDNIKHSAGGGNVQIVTKKIDLSHVTSKCGSLKNIRHRPGGGRVKIESVKLDFKEKAQAKVGSLDNAHHVPGGGNVKIDSQKLNFREHAKARVDHGAEIITQSPGRSSVASPRRLSNVSSSGSINLLESPQLATLAEDVTAALAKQGL
- the MAP2 gene encoding microtubule-associated protein 2 isoform X18; this encodes MADDRKDEAKAPHWASAQLTEAPAHPHPPEIKDQGGAGEGLVRSANGFPYREDEEAAFGEHESQGAYADTKENGINGELTSADRETPEEVSARIVQVVTAEAVAVLKGEQEAEHKDQLAALPLAAEETANLPPSPPPSPASEQTVPVEEGLLTASKMEFPEQQELASSAAEAVDKKEKESEKQNKPGDDLKHAALVSQPDTTEIPTDKKNMQEENASISLFGHTFGASSEDMKPTTDPSLVVPSIGLPAEPLTPKEQKNWFIEMPTEAKKDEWGLVAPISPGPLTPMKEKDVLEDIPKWEGKQFDSPMPSPFQAGSFTLPLGVIKNEIVAGSSPFASALLQLERRRSLVGEGSGLVTAKDSTKTEEPQKNKPDKVAEAPVSEVFASLKDAPISIVEEYVLEKVLEEDKEALKQDSVPKEELSTLTGEESTHTEKEPQLKQEEITTSDKVASPEEREESFKSSDEKMGLIQILTELTFTKEQKGQESTTDILKQDSFPVSLEKAAPEPVVLNEKSTIQELFEENVSDKDSKFEEIEAATSVEPDMPFYEDKSGMSKYFETSALKEEVTKSIQPGSDYYELSDTRESAPESFDTVSPMYKDEDKGLQAGKDSQPSVPAQEAGYSSLAQSYPPDLPEEPSSPQERMFTIDPKVYGEKRDLHSKNKDDLTLSRSLGLGGRSAIEQRSMSINLPMSCLDSIALGFNFGRGHDLSPLASDILTNTSGSMDEGDDYLPATTPALEKAPCFPIESKEEEEQIEEEKSAREENTQFESSCESPFLAKEYYKNGTVMAPDLPEMLDLAGTRSRLASVSADGEVARRKSVPSETVAEERSPDLPPVTDDNHTIVKTDSQPEDMGYCVFNKYTVPLPSPVQDSENLSGESGSFYEGTEDKIRRDLATDLSLIEVKLAAAGRVKDESSAEKETSPQTSSDKLGLGREFDQERKVNDKLDTVLEKSEEHAKETEETEDKIETYEPVSGKELTVSKDASPLIAEKAEKGLSSVPEVAEVEPSRKAELGMDFDAKKPDQGQIDVKISDFEQMATGLGLDTERATELQLEAAKDLTPSSPTPQETDGFMGVESSHMREGAKVSETEIKEKVAKPDLVHQEAVDKEESYESSGEHESLTMESLKADEGKKEISPESSLIQDEIAVKLSVEIPCATAIAEADLVIDEKVDVQMEFIQLPKESKETPDISITPSDVTEPLLEALSAEPAEPQIEEEEIEAQGEYDKLLFRSDTLQITDLGVPGVREEFVETCPGEHKGVIESVVTIEDDFITVVQTTTDEGESGSHSVRFAALEHPEVERRPSPHAEEELKEEEAAEAQAEPRDGSPEAPASPERGEVAVSEYKTETYDDYKDETTIDDSIMDADSLWVDTQDDDRSIMTEQLDTIPKEEKADKEARRPSLEKHRKEKPFKTGRGRISTPERKIAKKEPSTVSRDEVRRKKAVYKKAELAKKTEVQAHSPSRKFILKPAIKYTRPTHLSCVKRKTTAGGESTQASSVFKQAKDKVSDGVTKSPEKRSSLPRPSSILPPRRGVSGDRDENSFSLNSSISSSVRRTTRSEPIRRAGKSGTSTPTTPGSTAITPGTPPSYSSRTPGTPGTPSYPRTPHTPGTPKSAILVPSEKKVAIIRTPPKSPATPKQLRLINQPLPDLKNVKSKIGSTDNIKYQPKGGQVQIVTKKIDLSHVTSKCGSLKNIRHRPGGGRVKIESVKLDFKEKAQAKVGSLDNAHHVPGGGNVKIDSQKLNFREHAKARVDHGAEIITQSPGRSSVASPRRLSNVSSSGSINLLESPQLATLAEDVTAALAKQGL
- the MAP2 gene encoding microtubule-associated protein 2 isoform X17 — encoded protein: MADDRKDEAKAPHWASAQLTEAPAHPHPPEIKDQGGAGEGLVRSANGFPYREDEEAAFGEHESQGAYADTKENGINGELTSADRETPEEVSARIVQVVTAEAVAVLKGEQEAEHKDQLAALPLAAEETANLPPSPPPSPASEQTVPVEEGLLTASKMEFPEQQELASSAAEAVDKKEKESEKQNKPGDDLKHAALVSQPDTTEIPTDKKNMQEENASISLFGHTFGASSEDMKPTTDPSLVVPSIGLPAEPLTPKEQKNWFIEMPTEAKKDEWGLVAPISPGPLTPMKEKDVLEDIPKWEGKQFDSPMPSPFQAGSFTLPLGVIKNEIVAGSSPFASALLQLERRRSLVGEGSGLVTAKDSTKTEEPQKNKPDKVAEAPVSEVFASLKDAPISIVEEYVLEKVLEEDKEALKQDSVPKEELSTLTGEESTHTEKEPQLKQEEITTSDKVASPEEREESFKSSDEKMGLIQILTELTFTKEQKGQESTTDILKQDSFPVSLEKAAPEPVVLNEKSTIQELFEENVSDKDSKFEEIEAATSVEPDMPFYEDKSGMSKYFETSALKEEVTKSIQPGSDYYELSDTRESAPESFDTVSPMYKDEDKGLQAGKDSQPSVPAQEAGYSSLAQSYPPDLPEEPSSPQERMFTIDPKVYGEKRDLHSKNKDDLTLSRSLGLGGRSAIEQRSMSINLPMSCLDSIALGFNFGRGHDLSPLASDILTNTSGSMDEGDDYLPATTPALEKAPCFPIESKEEEEQIEEEKSAREENTQFESSCESPFLAKEYYKNGTVMAPDLPEMLDLAGTRSRLASVSADGEVARRKSVPSETVAEERSPDLPPVTDDNHTIVKTDSQPEDMGYCVFNKYTVPLPSPVQDSENLSGESGSFYEGTEDKIRRDLATDLSLIEVKLAAAGRVKDESSAEKETSPQTSSDKLGLGREFDQERKVNDKLDTVLEKSEEHAKETEETEDKIETYEPVSGKELTVSKDASPLIAEKAEKGLSSVPEVAEVEPSRKAELGMDFDAKKPDQGQIDVKISDFEQMATGLGLDTERATELQLEAAKDLTPSSPTPQETDGFMGVESSHMREGAKVSETEIKEKVAKPDLVHQEAVDKEESYESSGEHESLTMESLKADEGKKEISPESSLIQDEIAVKLSVEIPCATAIAEADLVIDEKVDVQMEFIQLPKESKETPDISITPSDVTEPLLEALSAEPAEPQIEEEEIEAQGEYDKLLFRSDTLQITDLGVPGVREEFVETCPGEHKGVIESVVTIEDDFITVVQTTTDEGESGSHSVRFAALEHPEVERRPSPHAEEELKEEEAAEAQAEPRDGSPEAPASPERGEVAVSEYKTETYDDYKDETTIDDSIMDADSLWVDTQDDDRSIMTEQLDTIPKEEKADKEARRPSLEKHRKEKPFKTGRGRISTPERKIAKKEPSTVSRDEVRRKKAVYKKAELAKKTEVQAHSPSRKFILKPAIKYTRPTHLSCVKRKTTAAGGESTQASSVFKQAKDKVSDGVTKSPEKRSSLPRPSSILPPRRGVSGDRDENSFSLNSSISSSVRRTTRSEPIRRAGKSGTSTPTTPGSTAITPGTPPSYSSRTPGTPGTPSYPRTPHTPGTPKSAILVPSEKKVAIIRTPPKSPATPKQLRLINQPLPDLKNVKSKIGSTDNIKYQPKGGQVQIVTKKIDLSHVTSKCGSLKNIRHRPGGGRVKIESVKLDFKEKAQAKVGSLDNAHHVPGGGNVKIDSQKLNFREHAKARVDHGAEIITQSPGRSSVASPRRLSNVSSSGSINLLESPQLATLAEDVTAALAKQGL
- the MAP2 gene encoding microtubule-associated protein 2 isoform X15 codes for the protein MADDRKDEAKAPHWASAQLTEAPAHPHPPEIKDQGGAGEGLVRSANGFPYREDEEAAFGEHESQGAYADTKENGINGELTSADRETPEEVSARIVQVVTAEAVAVLKGEQEAEHKDQLAALPLAAEETANLPPSPPPSPASEQTVPVEEGLLTASKMEFPEQQELASSAAEAVDKKEKESEKQNKPGDDLKHAALVSQPDTTEIPTDKKNMQEENASISLFGHTFGASSEDMKPTTDPSLVVPSIGLPAEPLTPKEQKNWFIEMPTEAKKDEWGLVAPISPGPLTPMKEKDVLEDIPKWEGKQFDSPMPSPFQAGSFTLPLGVIKNEIVAGSSPFASALLQLERRRSLVGEGSGLVTAKDSTKTEEPQKNKPDKVAEAPVSEVFASLKDAPISIVEEYVLEKVLEEDKEALKQDSVPKEELSTLTGEESTHTEKEPQLKQEEITTSDKVASPEEREESFKSSDEKMGLIQILTELTFTKEQKGQESTTDILKQDSFPVSLEKAAPEPVVLNEKSTIQELFEENVSDKDSKFEEIEAATSVEPDMPFYEDKSGMSKYFETSALKEEVTKSIQPGSDYYELSDTRESAPESFDTVSPMYKDEDKGLQAGKDSQPSVPAQEAGYSSLAQSYPPDLPEEPSSPQERMFTIDPKVYGEKRDLHSKNKDDLTLSRSLGLGGRSAIEQRSMSINLPMSCLDSIALGFNFGRGHDLSPLASDILTNTSGSMDEGDDYLPATTPALEKAPCFPIESKEEEEQIEEEKSAREENTQFESSCESPFLAKEYYKNGTVMAPDLPEMLDLAGTRSRLASVSADGEVARRKSVPSETVAEERSPDLPPVTDDNHTIVKTDSQPEDMGYCVFNKYTVPLPSPVQDSENLSGESGSFYEGTEDKIRRDLATDLSLIEVKLAAAGRVKDESSAEKETSPQTSSDKLGLGREFDQERKVNDKLDTVLEKSEEHAKETEETEDKIETYEPVSGKELTVSKDASPLIAEKAEKGLSSVPEVAEVEPSRKAELGMDFDAKKPDQGQIDVKISDFEQMATGLGLDTERATELQLEAAKDLTPSSPTPQETDGFMGVESSHMREGAKVSETEIKEKVAKPDLVHQEAVDKEESYESSGEHESLTMESLKADEGKKEISPESSLIQDEIAVKLSVEIPCATAIAEADLVIDEKVDVQMEFIQLPKESKETPDISITPSDVTEPLLEALSAEPAEPQIEEEEIEAQGEYDKLLFRSDTLQITDLGVPGVREEFVETCPGEHKGVIESVVTIEDDFITVVQTTTDEGESGSHSVRFAALEHPEVERRPSPHAEEELKEEEAAEAQAEPRDGSPEAPASPERGEVAVSEYKTETYDDYKDETTIDDSIMDADSLWVDTQDDDRSIMTEQLDTIPKEEKADKEARRPSLEKHRKEKPFKTGRGRISTPERKIAKKEPSTVSRDEVRRKKAVYKKAELAKKTEVQAHSPSRKFILKPAIKYTRPTHLSCVKRKTTAAGGESTQASSVFKQAKDKVSDGVTKSPEKRSSLPRPSSILPPRRGVSGDRDENSFSLNSSISSSVRRTTRSEPIRRAGKSGTSTPTTPGSTAITPGTPPSYSSRTPGTPGTPSYPRTPHTPGTPKSAILVPSEKKVAIIRTPPKSPATPKQLRLINQPLPDLKNVKSKIGSTDNIKYQPKGGQVRIVNTKIDLSKVQSRCGSKDNIKHSAGGGNVQIVTKKIDLSHVTSKCGSLKNIRHRPGGGRVKIESVKLDFKEKAQAKVGSLDNAHHVPGGGNVKIDSQKLNFREHAKARVDHGAEIITQSPGRSSVASPRRLSNVSSSGSINLLESPQLATLAEDVTAALAKQGL
- the MAP2 gene encoding microtubule-associated protein 2 isoform X6, giving the protein MADDRKDEAKAPHWASAQLTEAPAHPHPPEIKDQGGAGEGLVRSANGFPYREDEEAAFGEHESQGAYADTKENGINGELTSADRETPEEVSARIVQVVTAEAVAVLKGEQEAEHKDQLAALPLAAEETANLPPSPPPSPASEQTVPVEEEETLEGPMAGKEKPSTLPGKEYGAATASDLPKDLSEGQVAQIVLEECDPAGSPQEKSVKEVTEVSPEVKTPSSAREGLLTASKMEFPEQQELASSAAEAVDKKEKESEKQNKPGDDLKHAALVSQPDTTEIPTDKKNMQEENASISLFGHTFGASSEDMKPTTDPSLVVPSIGLPAEPLTPKEQKNWFIEMPTEAKKDEWGLVAPISPGPLTPMKEKDVLEDIPKWEGKQFDSPMPSPFQAGSFTLPLGVIKNEIVAGSSPFASALLQLERRRSLVGEGSGLVTAKDSTKTEEPQKNKPDKVAEAPVSEVFASLKDAPISIVEEYVLEKVLEEDKEALKQDSVPKEELSTLTGEESTHTEKEPQLKQEEITTSDKVASPEEREESFKSSDEKMGLIQILTELTFTKEQKGQESTTDILKQDSFPVSLEKAAPEPVVLNEKSTIQELFEENVSDKDSKFEEIEAATSVEPDMPFYEDKSGMSKYFETSALKEEVTKSIQPGSDYYELSDTRESAPESFDTVSPMYKDEDKGLQAGKDSQPSVPAQEAGYSSLAQSYPPDLPEEPSSPQERMFTIDPKVYGEKRDLHSKNKDDLTLSRSLGLGGRSAIEQRSMSINLPMSCLDSIALGFNFGRGHDLSPLASDILTNTSGSMDEGDDYLPATTPALEKAPCFPIESKEEEEQIEEEKSAREENTQFESSCESPFLAKEYYKNGTVMAPDLPEMLDLAGTRSRLASVSADGEVARRKSVPSETVAEERSPDLPPVTDDNHTIVKTDSQPEDMGYCVFNKYTVPLPSPVQDSENLSGESGSFYEGTEDKIRRDLATDLSLIEVKLAAAGRVKDESSAEKETSPQTSSDKLGLGREFDQERKVNDKLDTVLEKSEEHAKETEETEDKIETYEPVSGKELTVSKDASPLIAEKAEKGLSSVPEVAEVEPSRKAELGMDFDAKKPDQGQIDVKISDFEQMATGLGLDTERATELQLEAAKDLTPSSPTPQETDGFMGVESSHMREGAKVSETEIKEKVAKPDLVHQEAVDKEESYESSGEHESLTMESLKADEGKKEISPESSLIQDEIAVKLSVEIPCATAIAEADLVIDEKVDVQMEFIQLPKESKETPDISITPSDVTEPLLEALSAEPAEPQIEEEEIEAQGEYDKLLFRSDTLQITDLGVPGVREEFVETCPGEHKGVIESVVTIEDDFITVVQTTTDEGESGSHSVRFAALEHPEVERRPSPHAEEELKEEEAAEAQAEPRDGSPEAPASPERGEVAVSEYKTETYDDYKDETTIDDSIMDADSLWVDTQDDDRSIMTEQLDTIPKEEKADKEARRPSLEKHRKEKPFKTGRGRISTPERKIAKKEPSTVSRDEVRRKKAVYKKAELAKKTEVQAHSPSRKFILKPAIKYTRPTHLSCVKRKTTAAGGESTQASSVFKQAKDKVSNSTLSKIPALQGSTKSPRCNSAYPSTTIKTTVSEGFLIQPTSEGSTDGLSCSESGNKDGVTKSPEKRSSLPRPSSILPPRRGVSGDRDENSFSLNSSISSSVRRTTRSEPIRRAGKSGTSTPTTPGSTAITPGTPPSYSSRTPGTPGTPSYPRTPHTPGTPKSAILVPSEKKVAIIRTPPKSPATPKQLRLINQPLPDLKNVKSKIGSTDNIKYQPKGGQVQIVTKKIDLSHVTSKCGSLKNIRHRPGGGRVKIESVKLDFKEKAQAKVGSLDNAHHVPGGGNVKIDSQKLNFREHAKARVDHGAEIITQSPGRSSVASPRRLSNVSSSGSINLLESPQLATLAEDVTAALAKQGL